In the Ranitomeya imitator isolate aRanImi1 chromosome 2, aRanImi1.pri, whole genome shotgun sequence genome, aggctgcggttataccagttgcttgtgcaccttttattaccacactttttccttccacacaactttccaatatgcttggatacagcactctgtgtacAGCGGGCTTCTTTAgtaatgatcttttgtggcttaccctccttgtggagtgtgtcaatgacgcctTCTTGGCAtcggtcaagtcagcagtcttaccCATGATTATAaagtctactgaaacagactaagggatctttataaacgcttaggaagcctttacaggtgtttttttgttaattattctaatttactgaaataatgacttttggcttttcattggctgtaagccataatcatcaacattaacagaaataagcacgtgaaatagatcgctctgtgtgtaatgactatataacatatgagtttcactttttgtattgaagaacagaaataaattaactttttgatgatattctaattttgtgagaagcagctgtaGAAGCAATGATATTAATCCTGTCttctagatcattaataaataagaGGAATAATAGCAGCCCTAGTAATAAACCTTTGGGTCATCACTTATAATGGGGGAATATTCAAAGCAGCAATCATTCACCACGACACTTTTGGATTCAAAAGCCATTGAAAAATCCCAAAATACTGTATCCTCAGCTACCCCTCCGTCCACACTCATACACATAAGTCTGTATATAGTACCTTACAACCCTATTGAATAGGTCTCCTACAGTGTTAAACTTACCTGGAGAAGACTCAGAGCTCTTTTGGAAAATGGGCACCACATGAGCCGCGCATCCCGGAACAGTGCAACTCATCTGTTTCTTCGGCTTTGTTCACATTGACTTTATCTAACTTACCATGGACTATATCTCTATTTATCCAGTCGAGTATATAAATTGATGTGTTAAGAGCACTAGTCACCTATTCTAATGACTATATTTCCTTTGGTATAAACTGAGTTAATGAACCTGTTTTAGTACTTCTGCCTTTTCTTGTTCCCCACTGATCAGTTACCATTATATTAAAGTACACGCCAAGGCTTTAAACGATTAAAGTtagttttttatttaaaataaaaaaatcaaaaatcaacAATAGCAAACAAAAAGACTATGGATCGTTCAAGGCTTCCCTTTCTGGAGTCTTGGGTAGCAATCTCAATTTTTGATTATAAGTTTGTTGTAATTGGTTCCAACAACTTTTCTAAGTTTCCTGGTTTCTTTCATATTGCCTTTAAGGTGGATGGCAAATGGCATAATCTTTGGGCAAGGTCATGCGTAGATAAGTCATTGTCACCTTTTCACCCACCAGGCCTTAAGAGTGTAGGGGCACCGCAATGGGGTCTGTTTCACCCAATATACACCAAATATTAGATTAATTAAATCTATGTATTTGAGATGCAGAAGATAGTATGATATTGGCAACTACTTGCATAATGACTATTTCCAGCTTATATGACAATAATTGAGTGTGTCTGGAAGTGACAGCCACTGTGTAAAGGTTACAAATGTGTTTAAAGCGGTCGTCACTTTTCCTTCCATAAATCTTGACAGCTCATGCACAGTGGATTACTTAATAGGGTATGACATAGAATCTAAGAAATCAATAGCCTAGAcaaatacagtgggaaaaataagtatttgatacattgccgattttgcaagttttcccacctacaaaaacggAGAGGTCTGtactttttatcgtaggtacatttcaactgcgagagatagaatctaaaaaaaatacataaaatcacattgtatgatttttacataattcatttgcattttattgcatgaaataagtatttgatcaccaaccaaACAGcaaaaattctgtctctcacagacctgttagtttttctgtaaggagcctcctactctgcacccattacttgtattaattgcacctatttAAACTTTTTACCTGTATAATCATATTCCAACCCCTCTaccatgaccaagaccaaagagctaaggacaccagggacaaaactgtagacctgcacaaggctgggatgggcttcaggacaataggcaagcagcttggtgagaaggcaacaactgttggcacaattattagaaattgaaagaaacacaagatgactgtcaatcttccttagtCTAAGGCTCCATGCACGATTTCTCCTTGTGGAGTAAGGATGATTCTTTGAAAGGTCAGGGATCAGCCCAGAACCACATGGGAGGACTTGGTTATTGACCTGgacagagctgggaccacagtctcaaacattaccgatagtaacacactacgccatcatggattaaaatcctgcaggacacgcAAGGTCCTCCTGTTCACGCCGGCACATATCCAGGCCCGTTTGTAGTTCTCCAATGACcgtctggatgatccagagaagacaTGAGAGAAAgtcctgtggtcagatgagacaaaaatataactttttgatatcaactctactcgccatgtttggaggaagaagaaggatgagtacaacctcaaTAATACTGTCCCAactatgaagcatggtgggggaaatatcatactttggaggtgctttACTGCAGAAGAGACagaacgactgcaccgtattgaagggagtatggatggagtcatgtatcgtgagatttaggccaacaacctccttccctcagaagatcattgaagatgggtcgtggctgggtcttccaatatgacaatgacccaaagcacacagccagggcaactaagaagaggctccgtaagaagcatttcaagatcctgaagtggcctagccagtctccagacctgaactaaatagaaaatcttttgagggagctgaaactcaatgttgcccattgACAGcctcgaaacctgaaagatctggagaagatctgtatggaggagtgggcaaaaatccctgctgcagtgtgtgcaaacctggtcgagaactacaggaaacgtctgatccctgtaattgcaaacaaaggtttttgtaccaaatattaagttctgtttttctctcACAGGTGAAaagtacagacctctccattcttcatAGGTCAGAAAACTTGCAAAATGAGCAGTGTATCAAGTACTTCTTTTCCCCGCTGTATAAAGCTATTTTTGCAAAGCCTCTGTTATCTCAGGTTAGTTTTAACAATGTGACTATTCTAATTCAGTATTTTCACCCAGTCATCCCACACACAAAACGCAGCGTGCAAAGGCTCAGTGAAGGTGGCAGTGAAGGTGTGAATATGTGTAACGGGGTCAGTCAATTCGTAAAATGACAAATGTCCAGCCTCGTAGTCCAGACATATTCTCAATCGGTGACAGGAGACCTTGTGCCTTATTTGCACCTCCTTGCTGTCATGCAGAACTGAATATAGATTAATATTGTATCTCCGCAAGCACCAGGACTTGGCGTTGTCTCCGAAATAGGAGTGATCTCCTCTTCTTTCCACGTTGGCGTAGCTGACTCCGATCCTCCAGTTTCCTGATTCACTGGTTTCCACTTCCCAGCAGTGTTGTCCTGAAGAAAAGCTCTGGATGCTGAGAACCTGTGGATAGTACTCGAATCTGTTGGGGTGATACTGTTTTATTTCAGATTTCGATATAGTTGATAAGTCGCCTGATATACTGATGTCCTCACAAGCTGTGTTTTCATCTAGAGATACAGTCATTGCTTTTTCTGTATGAGTTTTGGTTTTCACACCAGCGACAAAGTTGGATAAACTTCTGCTTATTGTCTTAGAGATAAGATCTACATCCAGGTCGTCTAAATCTCCAATCTCGTCATGTTTGGTATCAAACGTATATTTATCAGGTTCCTTTTCTTGTAGGACATGAAATGGATCGGTCATGTTACACAGTTTCATGATGTGATCCATCTTGTTGGAAAGGTTTTCTTTCTCCATCTCAAGCGGCTTGAGAAGTTGAGAGACTTTCAGTAAAACCTGATCTTTCTGCCTATAGATCTCGCTAAAGGTCTTCTTCTCCTCGTCTTCGAGTCGTCTTCTGATGTCGTTAAATATCGTGGATGCTTTTTCAATTTCTCTGTTGACCTTTTCTTGTATTTTCCTCTTGCGCTCTTGCAGTTTATGGATGACCTTCTCTGTCTCTTTATTTTTTGCAGCCAGGTCCCTCAAGATCTGTCTTGATCTCTCTTTCTTCTCATTCGATACCTCTACCATTGTCTTAATCTTGTGTCCTTTGTGGGCACCGTCTAATCTGCAGGATACACAGATATAGGTGCCATCTTTTGTGCAGTAATACTCCAGGATCTTCTTGTGGACAGAGCATTTTCTGCTACGCATGTCAGCGGTGGGTTCCGATAGGATGTGTTCTGGTGACTTGCTGTGGACCTCCAGGTGACTCCTGCACAGAGAAGCCTCACACAACAAGCAGGATTTAATAGCTGCCACCGAAGACTTGATACAGTAAGTGCAAAATATTGTTCCTTGTGCCTCTTTAGGTTTTGTAGACAAGAAACATTGAGCTATGTTATTCAGGGTTGTGTTTTTTCTCAGAGCTGGACGTTCCTGGAAGTCTTCTCGACAGTCAGGGCAGGAGTATTCTCTGGACTGCTCCTGGGTATCCAACACACAATCAATGCACTCCCGGCAGAAGTTGTGGCCACATCTCAGAGTGACGGGATCTGTATAGATGCCCAGGCAGATGGAGCAGTTCAGTTCTTCTAGGAGATCAGCAGAGGTCATGGCTGTGGGAACAAAATACcaagaaatatatatatagagagagagagagagagagagagagagagagagaaaattaaCTTTTGAGCCAACTTGGTCTAAAATATTAAGGATTTTCCATTTCTATTGACTTCTATTTACCACACTTTCTACTGGAGAGTTACTTTCACCCCTTAAGGACCCAGctactttgtaggttaatgaccaggcctaaatttttaaatctgaccaaagtcattttatgaggtcataactctggaaagaTACAACAGATCCCACTCATTTTgggactgtttttttcgtgacatattgtacttcatgatagtggtaaaatttctttgatatgcctTGCACTTACAGTATTTgggaaaaaaattgtaaatttggcaaaaatgttgaaaatttcacaattttctaaatttaaatgtttgtgcccttaaatcagagcggtatgtcacacaaaatcgctaataaataacatttcccacatgtctacttgacatcagcacaatttttgaaccataattttttttgttaggaacttataagggttaaagtttgaccagcgatttctaatttttccaacaaaatttacaaaacctattttttaggggccacattccATTTGaaagtgactttaaggggtctatatgaaagaaaataccaaaaattgacagtaatctaaaaactacactcctcagggtgctcaacaccacattcaagaagtggattaacccttcaagtgcttcacaggaactgaagcaacatggaaggaaaaattaacattaacttttttaataaaaattttacttaggacataattttttttattatcacaagggtagcaggagaaaataaaACCCATAaattgttgtgaaatttctgctgagtacaccaataccctatgTGTAAAGGAagaccactgttagggcacacggcagggctcggaagggaaggaacaccgtttgactttttgaacgtaaaattggctggaatcgaaagcggatgccatgtcccattttgagagcccctgatgtgcctaaacagtggaaactccccacaagtgactccattttggaaactagacccctcaaggaacttatgtagatgtgcggTGAGtatcttgaacctccaggtgcttcacagtttaTAACATAGGACTAAGAAAATTTTTTTCCTGTACAATTTTTCTTTTAGCCCTAATttgtttattttctcaagggtaccaggagaaaatgaaccccaaaatttgttgtgcaatttctcctgagtttgccaataccccatgtgtgagtgaaaactacttttgaggcacagtgcaaagctcagaaaggaagaaaagccatattggagttcagattttgctggaatggttgagggtgccatgtcacattggcagagcccctgaggtgccagaacagcagtaaccccccataagtgatgtcattttacaaactacacctcacagtgagttcatctaggggtgcagagatcatattgacaccacaggtatgtcacagaattgggcagtgaagaaacaataattacatttttaccacaaaaattatgatgtatccccagattttacatttttacaggaGGAAATGGGTAaagatggcaccaaaatttgtcccccaatttctgctgaatgtagaaataccccatgtgtggatatACAGTAGcgattagccatacggagagactcggaagggacggagtgctatttgcctcctggagcgcagattttcctagaatagtatgCAAACTCcaaatacagagcccctaagtgctagaaaagcagaatcccccccttaagtgaccccattttagaaattatacccctgccaaacatgtggacactacatGTGGTTAAGGTACACTGTGGGACTCAGAAGAGAGgcagcatttggatttgagagagcagaatttgctgaatttcttttggcgggtgaggagccattttgcttttccagagcctttgtgctgccaGGAACATGGAAGctacctatatttccattaacagatgacggacctgagggaAGGCTTCCTTTTTTGTGGCTTGAGTTGATGCTTttactgggaacattttacataacatttgagatcacatttatcctgcgctctatgctgagcacttacattgggatttccatctaaatctctgagtgacgtgattcagattttCATCCCccaaaggatccattcactataatgaggcagcagagttactctggcccctgttcagcattgtccttcttttcagaagtgcattaAAGTATGCTGGACCACGTTTTtatacaatcctaaaaagacggacactgccggatcacaggtcatatgacgtccacagtgcctccatctgcctcattataggagatCTGTCTGAATCAcggatttcagagatttacacagaaaccccagtgcaagcgctcagcgcagaggcacaggataaatgtgagctgaaccTTACTACGATATTTGGCAGACAGAATAAACtaaacagcaggtgaaaaattggttttattttttacgacgttcctcgtgcggtataagtgattaggcgactttattcttcgggtcagtgcaattacgATACCCgaattatattgggtttttatgtttggctgctgtcacacactaaaagacgctatttattgcaaaaattagtttttacatcaccatatattgagagctataatttttccatatttcggcccagtcatttgatggcttgtttttttgcgggacgagctgacgtctTCATGGGTACTACTTTTGGTCACATTACCATTTTTGATCGCTTCCTTTTCTGATTTTTGTGGAGGTAGAATGAATaggaaccagcaattcaggaattgtttttctttttttttttttttttcagttccgTGTGTGGtataattgataaagcagttttattcttcgggtcagtacgattacagcgatacctcattttatattttttttattattttggcgcttttacacaataaaaacttttatagaaaaatagttatgtttgcatcgctttattctgagagttataacttatctacttttctgctgatggagctgtgtggtttcttgtttttttgtgggaaaagatgacATATTCAGCAGTAGCATTTTTATCCCACTTTTTTCTAGCGGTATGATGATAACGCATagtttgctacttttttttttacagtgtacaTTGAATGTGTTAAATAGTGTGACACTTATATAGATTGGGTTGTTctggacgcagcgataccaaacgtgtacttttttgttgttgtttttctgacataaaaatgtgtatttgtTAGTGcaatttttatcattattattttgaattttttttttactttttacttagtTCTTATATTGGACTTTcacttattttttactttaattgtaGGTATAATGCATTATAGCTGCAGTGAAAGCTTCTGACACCATGATGTGAGCATAGTTTTAGAAGCTTTCGTGACAGCTATCGGCACATAACTGTCACTGCGTGATGCACAATTGTATTAAGTTAAAAACAGCAATTTTGTGGTGaattacttttttttatatatatatttttatgtttattttggaaATTGTAGTTACTTGTTGTTATGGCTTTCCTGCACTTACATTCATAGGGAGCAGCAGGGTAAATGTCATATTCGACACTACTAAGACTTCCGACTTTCAGGGTCAGAGTATGGATCATGATGGTCGGACCGTCCGTAGATCTCCTGACGCGATCTCAGACTCGTGAGGTCGAGACAATGAGCTCTGCACCAGATTATTCTGGTCTATGTGAATCCGCCATACTATTACTAAAGCTACTCTTAATGAAAAGCTCCTGGATGGGTGTAGTGGGGGCCAAATAAAGTCAGGGTCCATTGCAGTGTGTAGCATGTGCCCAAGCTGCAGATGGTCAGACACCGATCGTTTCCGCAACATTATTAGAAGCAAGTTGAAAAAAGCTTGAATTTTGCAAACGGCGTCAAAATTTTGCGGAAACCACACGGCCAACAAAAAATAAGCCATTTGCCAAGCCGCCTCAGTTTTAAGCGCTCCATGGACACGCACGCGCTACATGCTGTGTAGGCCCAAGTTTAAGCAAATACATAAAGCTAGCTCTCTTCTTAAACGGAGTAGGTGCCCAGAAGAAAAAGTATCATGAAAATTGAcccaaaaaaaacaccaaaaattagATGACGTGAAATGGGAAGGGAACAGTATAGGCAAGTATCTTGTGTCTCATGCTCAGCAGCAATAGATAAAAGTGTTAAGAAAGGGCTCCGTTTTTCTAAACTTGTCATATAAAAATTTTAGAATCTGTGTAATCTCCTTTCCCCTTCATGTAACCTTCTCCGGTACCAGGAACTGCTAAAAATAACACAACAGTACTTTCACTTTGCAAAAATTAACCTCTCAGAAACTTGGTATAAGTAAAAAATGAAATATTTTAGGAAATCTTggctttgagtttttttttttaatgaatcctTGCGTCGTGACTCACGCTGTACAAGTAACATTTCTATAATCAGTGATGAAGAATTTCTGCAGGATGTTAGCGACAATCGATGATGTAGAAAGTCGACCGACACTTGTTTACTTTCATTCATGCATCACGATAATCGTGAGTGGGGTCCGTACGGCGATTGTTCTTTTCTGCACACTTTTATGgcgatcaacaaaaaaaaaaaaaaagagtattttCACTCTGGTTAGGGGCCAAATATCGAGAACGGACGTCCGTACCGACGATATAGGCAATCCTCGCATGTCTTCTGGTTGTCGACCAGCTGTGGGACATGCAACCGCAAGGACTCGAACATAGtagtcgagcatgccgaagacactcggttagcacacgagcattctCGGAGAACACCATATCTAAGCACATTTGCCCATCACTACTAGACAGAAGATGATCTCACAGATGAGAATGGGAGTCACACAGGTGTTAGGACTACAGAGGGTTAAAAAAAGGGTCACATTCCGTTGAACCTCCACGACCCTGAGTACCTGTGTATGTTTCGTTAAGGCTCAGGACTTGTATATGTGGATTATCTTGACCTTTTTCTCCAGATTTCGGTCACCACAGGCTCCGTGTACAGACCAGAAGTCAGTAAGGATCTGCCAGGAAGCAGAAACAGGGCAGTAGGAAGTCACACAAGCTCCTTCTGtcacatttttgcttttttttctgaagGGGGAGCTACAGTAAAAAGAGAAGAATCTCCTCCCACGTGTGATGTGCACAAACAGGGAAGTCGGCCGCTGGTTCTGTATATTAGCTGTGGAGATGGCGCATGGAATGTGTTATAGTAATTGTAATCACAAGGGTGGCAATGAGAGTTAAAGGAGTAttcacatctccaagatcctatcccaagagGTAGTAgctgtaatctaatatataaagctgaatgtgtgtgtgtgtgtgtgtgtgtgtgtgtgtgtgtttgtgtgtgtgtgtgtgtatgtccgggattggcatctgcaccgtcgccgctacagccacaacattttgcacagtcacacatctggaccccgagagcgtcataggctatgttgtgaggcgaaattttaaccccgcgtgttccaattcaccaaacaattttgcccctatctacacaatggggaaaaaagtgaaaggaaaagtgttggaagcgtcgcagctacagcaacaaaattttgcacagtcacacgtctggaccctgagagcgtcattgttatgtttgctaatgacaggtgttatgaaggcaatccagaaacacagtgtgcttagagatcagagcgcacacagtgatctgacaaatacccaaaaatacaagaacgagctctgagacgtggaaactctgtagactgcacacctgatcctatcctaaacacaactaaaagcggctgtggattgcgcctaacaactacctaggcaactcggcacagcctaagaaactagctagcctgaagatagaaaaataggcctgacttgccccagagaaattccccaaaggaaaaggcagccccccacatataatgactgtgagtaagatgaaaagacaaaacgtagggatgaaatagattcagcaaagtggggcccgatattctaggacagagcgaggacagtaaagcgaactttgcagtctacaaaaaaccctaaagcaaaaccacgcaaagggggcaaaaaaaaaaccaccgtgccgaactaacggcacggcggtacaccctttgcgtctcagagcttccagcaaaacaaaagacaagctggacagaaaaaaagcaacaaaaaagcaaaaagcacttagctatacagagcagcaggtcacaggaacaatcaggagaagctcagatccaacactgaaacattgacaaggagcaaggatagcagcatcaggcggagttaagtaatgaagcagttaacgagctcaccagaacacctgagggaggaagctcagaagctgcagtaccacttgtgaccacaggagtgaattcagccacagaattcacaacagtaccccccccttgaggaggggtcaccgaaccctcaccagagcccccaggccgaccaggatgagccgcatgaaaggcacgaacaagatcggaagcatgaacatcagaggcaaaaacccaggaattatcttcctgagcataacccttccatttaaccagatactggagtttccgtctagaaacacgagaatccaaaatcttctccacaatatactccaattccccctccaccaaaaccggggcaggaggctcaacagatggaaccataggtgctacgtatctccgcaacaacgacctatggaatacattatgtatggaaaaggagtctgggagggtcaaacgaaaagacacaggattgagaacctcagaaatcctatacggaccaataaaacgaggtttaaatttaggagaggaaaccttcataggaatatgacgagaaaataaccaaaccagatccccaacacgaagtcggagacccacacggcgtctgcgattagcgaaaagttgagctttctcctgggacaagatcaaattgtccactacctgagtccagatctgctgcaacctatccaccacagaatccacaccaggacagtccgaagactcaacctgtcctgaagagaaacgaggatggaacccagaattgcaaaaaaatggagaaaccaagtagccgagctggcccgattattaagggcgaactcagccaacggcaaaaaggacacccaatcatcctggtctgcagaaacaaaacatctcagatatgtttccaaggtctgattggttcgttcggtctggccattagtctgaggatggaaagccgaggaaaaggataggtcaatgcccatcctaccacaaaaggctcgccaaaaccttgaaacaaactgggaacctctgtcagaaacaatattctcaggaatgccatgcaaccgaaccacatgctgaaagaacaaaggtaccaaatcagaggaggaaggcaatttagccaagggcaccagatggaccattttagaaaagcgatcacagaccacccaaatgactgacatcttttgagaaacgggaaggtcagaaatgaaatccatcgaaatatgtgtccaaggcctctttgggaccggcaagggcaaaagcaacccactggcacgagaacagcagggcttagccctagcacaaatcccacaggactgcacaaaagtacgtacatcccgtgacagagatggccaccagaaggatctagccactaactctctggtaccaaagattccaggatgaccagccaacaccgaacaatgaagttcagagataagtttattagtccacctatcagggacgaacagtttctctgctggacaacgatcaggtttattcgcctgaaatttttgcagcacccgccgcaaatcaggggagatggcagacacaatgactccttccttgaggatacccgctggctcagataaacccggagagtcgggcacaaaactcctagacagagcatccgccttcacatttttagagcccggaaggtacgaaatcacaaagtcgaagcgggcaaaaaataacgaccaacgggcctgtctaggattcaagcgcttggcagactcgagataagtcaagttcttatgatcagtcaataccaccacgcgatgcttagctccttcaagccaatgacgccactcctcgaatgcccacttcatggccagcaactctcgattgcccacatcataattacgctcagcgggcgaaaacttcctggaaaagaaagcacatggtttcatcactgagcaatcagaacctctctgtgacaaaaccgcccctgctccaatctcagaagcatcaacctcgacctggaacggaagagaaacatctggctgacacaacacaggggcagaacaaaaacgacgcttcaactcctgaaaagcttccacagcagcagaagaccaattaaccaaatcagcacccttcttggtcaaatcggtcaatggtttggcaatgctagaaaaattacagatgaagcgacgataaaaattagcaaagcccaggaacttttgcagacttttcagagatgtcggctgaatccaatcctggatggcttggaccttaactggatccatctcgatagtagaaggggtaaagatgaaccctaaaaatgaaactttctgcacaccgaagagacactttgatcccttcacaaacaaagagttagcacgcaggacctgaaaaaccattctgacctgcttcacatgagactcccaatcatctgagaagatcaaaatgtcatccaagtaaacaatcaggaatttatccagatactcacggaagatgtcatgcataaaagactgaaacacagatggagcattggcaagtccgaacggcatc is a window encoding:
- the LOC138663118 gene encoding E3 ubiquitin/ISG15 ligase TRIM25-like — encoded protein: MTSADLLEELNCSICLGIYTDPVTLRCGHNFCRECIDCVLDTQEQSREYSCPDCREDFQERPALRKNTTLNNIAQCFLSTKPKEAQGTIFCTYCIKSSVAAIKSCLLCEASLCRSHLEVHSKSPEHILSEPTADMRSRKCSVHKKILEYYCTKDGTYICVSCRLDGAHKGHKIKTMVEVSNEKKERSRQILRDLAAKNKETEKVIHKLQERKRKIQEKVNREIEKASTIFNDIRRRLEDEEKKTFSEIYRQKDQVLLKVSQLLKPLEMEKENLSNKMDHIMKLCNMTDPFHVLQEKEPDKYTFDTKHDEIGDLDDLDVDLISKTISRSLSNFVAGVKTKTHTEKAMTVSLDENTACEDISISGDLSTISKSEIKQYHPNRFEYYPQVLSIQSFSSGQHCWEVETSESGNWRIGVSYANVERRGDHSYFGDNAKSWCLRRYNINLYSVLHDSKEVQIRHKVSCHRLRICLDYEAGHLSFYELTDPVTHIHTFTATFTEPLHAAFCVWDDWVKILN